The following proteins come from a genomic window of Nocardioides albertanoniae:
- the benC gene encoding benzoate 1,2-dioxygenase electron transfer component BenC translates to MTATETEIATHQVALSFEDGVTRFITVREDQTVADASYRQRINIPLDCRDGACGTCKALCESGEYDGGTYIEDALSDAEAAEGYALPCSMKPRSDLALQIATTSEVAKTGAASYTGTVVGLDRLSPTTVELAIDIPNRGELAFLPGQYVNIAVPGTEVTRSYSFANAPHEERLVFLVKLTEGGAMSTWLTERAAVGDEVTFTGPNGSFFLREARRPVLMLAGGTGLAPVLSMLRQLEVDGCARGGRLVYGVSTDDDLVKLDEVGELVSRIPGFTWDHCVSDPASTAANKGYVMSLIGDEHLHDGDVAIYLCGPPPMVEAVRTHVADAGLEPTGFYYEKFALAVPAEAPESAGRAASASEPVETNTVAALIESPEARGIGGQEVFAIDDSVGLDTASFVPHEAGSTGGGGSTDDGDRIRRIAGQLVLPPLVEPGHAVAGVETNTVEDLLESPEARGIGGQEVFARDDSVGLTELDPVGPPPSGSAGSTSGGAGSTSGDTTADGYTIGEEHPDISASDAIFEARAALEVGALDLTIGRLDSQQLTGYRLLADATLPYVDGDRFLDAHGYTETNAAFHDYLFTLTGNSHLLAAYQALGVKGRMEDVLRNATWCHPSCTQDHLDIVEAFERGDRIAARDLIKAHSERSKETMRRAMAESAAATKPRFITPGRFAGQVVVVTGAAQGIGAQVARRVGAEGGKVVLADRSPLAGEVAADLTEQGGTATAVECDLERYDGAAALVEQALAAYGRIDVLINNVGGAINFKPFVEFTADQIDAEITRSLMTTLYACRAALPGMVERGRGVIVNVSSAATRGIHRIPYSAAKGGINAITASLALEYADAGIRVTATAPGGTEAPPRRISRGTPAPGTDAEKAWFQAHIDQTLETSLMHRYGTLDEQAAAICFLASEEASYITGTVLPVAGGDLG, encoded by the coding sequence ATGACTGCCACCGAGACTGAGATCGCGACCCACCAGGTCGCACTGTCCTTCGAGGACGGGGTGACCCGGTTCATCACCGTCCGTGAGGACCAGACCGTCGCCGACGCGTCCTACCGTCAGCGGATCAACATCCCGCTCGACTGCCGCGACGGCGCCTGCGGCACGTGCAAGGCACTGTGCGAGTCGGGGGAGTACGACGGCGGCACCTACATCGAGGACGCGCTCTCCGATGCCGAGGCCGCCGAGGGGTACGCCCTGCCCTGCTCGATGAAGCCGCGCTCGGACCTCGCGCTGCAGATCGCCACCACCTCCGAGGTCGCCAAGACCGGCGCCGCGAGCTACACCGGCACGGTCGTCGGCCTGGACCGGCTCAGCCCGACCACGGTCGAGCTCGCCATCGACATCCCCAACCGCGGCGAGCTCGCCTTCCTGCCCGGCCAGTACGTCAACATCGCCGTGCCCGGCACCGAGGTGACCCGGTCGTACTCCTTCGCCAACGCCCCGCACGAGGAGCGGCTCGTCTTCCTGGTCAAGCTGACCGAGGGCGGCGCGATGTCGACCTGGCTGACCGAGCGCGCCGCCGTCGGCGACGAGGTCACCTTCACCGGGCCGAACGGCTCCTTCTTCCTGCGCGAGGCGCGCCGGCCGGTGCTGATGCTGGCCGGCGGCACCGGCCTGGCGCCGGTGCTCTCGATGCTGCGCCAGCTCGAGGTCGACGGCTGCGCCCGTGGTGGCCGACTGGTCTACGGCGTCAGCACCGACGACGACCTGGTCAAGCTCGACGAGGTCGGTGAGCTGGTCTCGCGGATCCCCGGGTTCACCTGGGACCACTGTGTCTCCGACCCGGCCTCGACCGCCGCCAACAAGGGCTACGTGATGAGCCTGATCGGCGACGAGCACCTCCATGACGGCGACGTCGCGATCTACCTGTGCGGCCCGCCGCCGATGGTCGAGGCGGTGCGTACGCACGTCGCCGACGCCGGCCTCGAGCCCACCGGGTTCTACTACGAGAAGTTCGCCCTCGCCGTGCCCGCCGAGGCGCCCGAATCCGCTGGTCGAGCCGCGAGCGCCAGCGAGCCTGTCGAGACCAACACAGTCGCGGCACTGATCGAGTCGCCCGAGGCGCGTGGCATCGGCGGGCAGGAGGTGTTCGCGATTGACGACTCTGTTGGTCTCGACACGGCCTCGTTCGTTCCTCACGAGGCCGGCTCGACCGGCGGGGGTGGCTCGACCGACGATGGTGACCGGATTCGCCGGATCGCCGGGCAGCTGGTGCTTCCTCCGCTGGTCGAGCCCGGACACGCAGTGGCCGGTGTCGAGACCAACACGGTCGAGGACCTGCTCGAGTCCCCCGAGGCGCGTGGCATCGGCGGACAAGAGGTGTTTGCGCGAGACGACTCTGTTGGTCTCACTGAGCTTGATCCGGTGGGGCCTCCGCCTAGCGGCTCCGCCGGCTCGACCAGCGGGGGAGCCGGCTCGACCAGCGGGGACACGACGGCGGACGGCTACACGATCGGCGAGGAGCATCCGGACATCTCGGCCTCCGACGCGATCTTCGAGGCCCGGGCGGCGCTGGAGGTCGGCGCGCTCGACCTGACCATCGGCCGGCTCGACTCCCAGCAGCTGACCGGCTACCGGCTGCTCGCCGACGCGACCCTGCCGTACGTCGACGGCGACCGCTTCCTCGACGCCCACGGCTACACCGAGACCAACGCGGCCTTCCACGACTACCTGTTCACCCTGACCGGCAACAGCCATCTGCTGGCCGCCTACCAGGCGCTCGGGGTCAAGGGCCGGATGGAGGACGTGCTGCGCAACGCCACCTGGTGCCACCCGAGCTGTACCCAGGACCACCTCGACATCGTCGAGGCCTTCGAGCGCGGCGACCGGATCGCCGCTCGTGACCTGATCAAGGCCCACAGCGAGCGCTCGAAGGAGACGATGCGGCGCGCGATGGCTGAGTCGGCCGCCGCGACCAAGCCACGGTTCATCACCCCGGGCCGGTTCGCCGGCCAGGTCGTGGTGGTCACCGGGGCGGCCCAGGGCATCGGCGCCCAGGTCGCCCGAAGGGTGGGCGCCGAGGGCGGCAAGGTCGTCCTAGCCGACCGCTCGCCGCTGGCCGGTGAGGTGGCCGCCGACCTCACCGAGCAGGGTGGGACGGCGACGGCGGTCGAGTGCGACCTCGAGCGCTACGACGGCGCCGCCGCGCTGGTGGAGCAGGCCCTGGCGGCGTACGGCCGGATCGACGTGCTGATCAACAACGTCGGTGGCGCGATCAACTTCAAGCCGTTCGTCGAGTTCACCGCCGACCAGATCGACGCCGAGATCACCCGGTCGCTGATGACCACCCTCTACGCCTGCCGGGCCGCGCTGCCGGGCATGGTCGAGCGGGGCCGTGGCGTCATCGTCAACGTCTCCTCGGCCGCGACCCGGGGCATCCACCGGATCCCGTACTCGGCGGCGAAGGGCGGGATCAACGCGATCACCGCCTCCCTCGCGCTCGAGTACGCCGACGCGGGCATCCGCGTCACGGCGACGGCTCCGGGAGGTACGGAGGCACCGCCGCGCCGGATCTCCCGGGGCACACCAGCGCCGGGCACGGACGCGGAGAAGGCGTGGTTCCAGGCGCACATCGACCAGACCCTCGAGACCTCGCTGATGCATCGCTACGGCACGCTCGACGAGCAGGCCGCCGCGATCTGCTTCCTCGCCTCCGAGGAGGCCTCCTACATCACCGGCACGGTCCTTCCCGTCGCCGGCGGTGACCTCGGCTGA
- a CDS encoding MFS transporter, with amino-acid sequence MSESTDDKRGRQLAWVVALSALALMFDGYDLVVYGTVLPTLMADSSQIGQLSAGQAGTLGSYALVGVLVGALSAGAVSDRIGRRKVVLASVTWFSLGMAATALASSIAVFGTLRFLTGIGLGAILATVGALVAEFAPPEKKNRLNALVYSGIPAGGVTASLMALIIDPSGSNWRILMAIGASPLILLLPFAVAKLPESQLWLDSRAQPARAGAAQDAVGFSALARRPLAFPTIVLGLMSFSGLLLTYGLNTWLPKIMEDNGYGKAYALTFLLVLNGGAIVGGLLASYVADRTGAKKVVSTTFVLAGLMLVLLPLGLPLAVLFPAVAIAGVGTIGTQVLIYGLVANYYPTRARGAGVAWCAGFGRLGGIVGPIIGGALVAAGVGGSTAFQIFAGIALLGAVVAVAVPRSPEETVVDVVVDGAVAA; translated from the coding sequence ATGTCCGAAAGTACTGATGACAAGCGCGGGCGCCAGCTCGCCTGGGTCGTCGCGCTCTCCGCGCTGGCCCTGATGTTCGACGGCTACGACCTCGTGGTCTACGGCACCGTCCTGCCGACGCTCATGGCCGACTCGTCCCAGATCGGGCAGCTCTCCGCGGGCCAGGCCGGCACCCTGGGCAGCTATGCGCTGGTCGGGGTGCTCGTCGGCGCGCTGAGCGCGGGCGCGGTCAGCGACCGGATCGGGCGGCGAAAGGTGGTGCTCGCCAGCGTGACCTGGTTCTCCCTCGGGATGGCGGCGACCGCGCTCGCGTCTTCGATCGCCGTCTTCGGCACCCTGCGCTTCCTCACCGGGATCGGGCTGGGCGCGATCCTGGCGACCGTCGGCGCGCTCGTCGCCGAGTTCGCACCGCCGGAGAAGAAGAACCGGCTCAACGCGCTCGTCTACAGCGGCATCCCCGCCGGCGGTGTGACCGCGTCCCTGATGGCCCTGATCATCGACCCGAGCGGCTCCAACTGGCGGATCCTGATGGCGATCGGAGCCAGCCCGCTGATCCTGCTCCTGCCCTTCGCCGTCGCCAAGCTTCCCGAGTCGCAGCTGTGGCTCGACTCCCGCGCTCAGCCGGCGCGCGCCGGCGCGGCCCAGGACGCGGTCGGCTTCAGCGCTCTTGCCCGCCGACCGCTCGCGTTCCCGACGATCGTGCTCGGCCTGATGAGCTTCTCCGGACTGCTGTTGACCTACGGCCTCAACACCTGGCTCCCGAAGATCATGGAGGACAACGGCTACGGCAAGGCCTACGCGCTCACCTTCTTGCTGGTGCTCAACGGCGGCGCCATCGTCGGTGGGTTGCTGGCCTCGTACGTCGCCGACCGCACCGGAGCCAAGAAGGTCGTCTCGACGACCTTTGTGCTCGCCGGCCTGATGCTGGTGCTGCTGCCCCTCGGGCTGCCGCTCGCCGTGCTCTTCCCCGCCGTGGCGATCGCCGGCGTCGGCACGATCGGTACGCAGGTGCTCATCTACGGCCTCGTCGCCAACTACTACCCGACCCGTGCCCGCGGCGCGGGCGTCGCCTGGTGCGCCGGGTTCGGACGGCTCGGCGGGATCGTCGGGCCGATCATCGGCGGTGCTCTGGTCGCTGCCGGGGTCGGTGGCAGCACCGCGTTCCAGATCTTCGCGGGCATCGCGCTGCTCGGCGCAGTGGTCGCCGTTGCCGTGCCGCGCTCGCCCGAGGAGACCGTGGTCGACGTCGTGGTCGACGGAGCCGTGGCAGCATGA
- a CDS encoding LuxR C-terminal-related transcriptional regulator: MLIERAGCVGREDELGELASRLALTRASGSAAILALGGRGMGKTALLRGLADRAATPALKARAGAWEQGTPGAALRQLLGEDPPADPADAADALVARALVVAVGDEPGLIVLDDADLADAFSLQAIASALRRHRDSPFLVVLAATRSTAFLSEIAADAIRIEGLDASAIAELGALRGRVLHPAMAEVLTRHTAGNPRDAVALLDELAPSQWVRPETQLPAPSHVRDEVQAALAGCTPEGRALAEALAVLGEGASLGQAATLAGLADPLTAVDALAAAGLTETSRDHLPRWRTPLVGAAVLAAMGARRAADAHQRAAQIVDDEVGRVRHLVAATPMADADLADEVARLAQRRGDEGAWADAAALYRDASRLTVDPLDRDDRLIRSVDALVAAGDGTGAAALVPVIEGLRETPLRDAVLAYLAILRGRATEAEVRLKRAWDIVNADREPETAALIAQRHVLHSLAQCRGTELVTWADRAISLAGRDTAAGVEAAAIRGLGLAMSGRFEDAHDAYVLAAREVGHSAQTQRVTMGRGWLGVLADEPDESRSLLEGVTDPRVLGGSTRISLWALAWLARVQFLMGEGEAALHTVAAGRALAAESGIALITPLLEWTATETHLLNGSWEDAARAARAAEAGAQGYEIMRVPAMLARAHIAEARSDFRAVLRILEPLTHAPTGSALTEPAIWPWAETYAAALVAEGRLDEADAFLGPHETRAREEQHRSAQARLATARGRWHGARGDLVGVRETFDSALGLLEGLPLRYERARVTFAYGQALRRAGRRRDADALLSAARDQWDGMGARTFVDAAQRELRAGGVRAPRGRRGPVDLTPQEEAVAEMVASGLSNREVAAQLFVSPKTVQYHLTRIYSKLGVRGRTELAAMSAEPAVESSTGSSAEPTEES, from the coding sequence GTGCTCATAGAGAGAGCTGGGTGTGTCGGTCGTGAGGACGAGCTCGGTGAGCTCGCCTCGCGGCTGGCCCTCACCCGTGCCTCGGGATCCGCAGCGATCCTGGCCCTCGGGGGCCGGGGGATGGGCAAGACAGCGCTGTTGCGCGGTCTTGCCGACCGCGCCGCCACACCGGCGCTGAAGGCCCGCGCCGGCGCGTGGGAGCAGGGCACGCCCGGCGCGGCGCTGCGCCAGCTGCTCGGTGAGGACCCGCCGGCCGACCCGGCCGATGCCGCCGACGCCCTGGTGGCCCGTGCGCTGGTCGTCGCTGTCGGTGACGAGCCAGGTCTGATCGTCCTCGACGACGCGGATCTCGCCGATGCCTTCTCGCTTCAGGCGATCGCGTCAGCGCTGCGCCGGCACCGTGACTCACCCTTCCTGGTGGTGCTGGCGGCCACCCGCAGCACCGCCTTCCTCAGCGAGATCGCCGCGGACGCGATCCGCATCGAGGGCCTCGACGCGTCCGCGATCGCCGAGCTCGGCGCGCTGCGCGGGCGGGTGCTGCACCCGGCGATGGCCGAGGTGCTCACCCGGCACACCGCGGGCAACCCTCGCGATGCGGTCGCACTGCTCGACGAGCTCGCGCCGAGCCAGTGGGTGCGCCCCGAGACCCAGCTGCCGGCACCCAGCCACGTACGCGACGAGGTGCAGGCCGCTCTGGCCGGCTGCACCCCCGAGGGACGCGCCCTGGCGGAGGCTCTCGCCGTGCTCGGCGAGGGCGCCTCGCTGGGGCAGGCCGCCACGCTCGCCGGCCTCGCGGACCCGTTGACCGCGGTCGACGCCCTGGCGGCAGCCGGCCTGACCGAGACCTCCCGAGATCACCTCCCGCGGTGGCGTACGCCGCTCGTCGGTGCCGCGGTGCTGGCGGCGATGGGCGCTCGCCGCGCCGCCGACGCGCACCAGCGCGCCGCGCAGATCGTCGATGACGAGGTCGGTCGGGTCCGGCACCTCGTCGCCGCCACCCCGATGGCCGACGCCGATCTGGCCGACGAGGTCGCCCGGCTGGCCCAGCGGCGCGGCGACGAAGGCGCCTGGGCCGACGCCGCCGCCCTCTACCGCGACGCCAGCCGGCTCACCGTGGATCCGCTGGACCGAGACGACCGGCTGATCCGGTCCGTCGACGCTTTGGTCGCGGCCGGCGACGGCACCGGCGCGGCGGCGCTGGTGCCCGTGATCGAGGGGCTGCGCGAGACGCCGCTGCGCGATGCCGTGCTCGCCTATCTGGCGATCCTGCGCGGGCGGGCCACCGAGGCCGAGGTGCGGCTCAAGCGGGCCTGGGACATCGTCAACGCCGACCGGGAGCCCGAGACCGCGGCGCTGATCGCCCAGCGACACGTGCTGCACTCGCTGGCGCAGTGCCGGGGCACCGAGCTGGTCACCTGGGCCGACCGAGCGATCTCGCTGGCCGGCCGGGACACCGCGGCCGGCGTCGAGGCGGCAGCGATACGCGGGCTCGGGCTCGCGATGTCCGGCCGGTTCGAGGACGCCCACGACGCGTACGTCCTCGCCGCCCGCGAGGTCGGCCACAGCGCGCAGACCCAGCGGGTCACGATGGGCCGCGGTTGGCTGGGGGTGCTCGCGGACGAGCCCGACGAGAGCCGGAGCCTTCTGGAGGGCGTCACCGACCCACGCGTCCTCGGTGGCTCGACCCGGATCTCGTTGTGGGCGCTCGCCTGGCTGGCACGTGTGCAGTTCCTGATGGGAGAGGGCGAGGCCGCCCTGCACACGGTCGCGGCCGGCCGCGCGCTCGCGGCCGAGTCGGGCATCGCCCTGATCACGCCCCTGCTGGAGTGGACGGCCACCGAGACCCACCTGCTGAACGGCAGCTGGGAGGACGCCGCCCGCGCCGCCCGCGCTGCCGAGGCCGGAGCCCAGGGCTACGAGATCATGCGGGTGCCGGCCATGCTCGCCCGCGCCCACATCGCCGAGGCGCGCAGCGACTTCCGTGCTGTGCTCCGCATCCTGGAGCCGCTCACCCACGCTCCGACGGGCAGCGCGCTGACCGAGCCGGCCATCTGGCCCTGGGCCGAGACGTACGCTGCCGCGCTCGTCGCCGAGGGCCGGCTGGACGAGGCCGACGCCTTCCTCGGCCCCCATGAGACCCGCGCCCGCGAGGAGCAGCATCGCTCCGCCCAGGCGCGGCTCGCCACCGCACGTGGCCGCTGGCACGGTGCCCGCGGCGATCTCGTCGGGGTGCGGGAGACCTTCGACAGTGCGCTCGGCCTGCTCGAAGGGCTGCCGCTGCGCTACGAGCGAGCCCGGGTCACCTTCGCCTACGGCCAGGCGTTGCGGCGCGCGGGTCGCCGGCGCGACGCGGACGCGCTGCTCTCGGCGGCCCGCGACCAGTGGGACGGCATGGGTGCGCGCACCTTCGTCGATGCGGCCCAGCGCGAGCTGCGAGCCGGGGGAGTGCGGGCGCCGCGTGGCCGCCGCGGCCCGGTCGACCTGACCCCGCAGGAGGAGGCCGTCGCCGAGATGGTCGCCTCCGGGCTCTCCAACCGGGAGGTGGCCGCGCAGCTGTTCGTCTCGCCCAAGACCGTCCAGTATCACCTGACTCGCATCTACTCGAAGCTCGGCGTCCGCGGCCGCACCGAGCTGGCGGCGATGTCCGCCGAGCCGGCCGTCGAGTCATCCACCGGGTCGTCCGCCGAGCCGACGGAGGAGTCATGA
- a CDS encoding benzoate/H(+) symporter BenE family transporter: MSIDIDVREPRSGLLHDLGSHELTNGFIGFLFSCTGPVAVILAVGQGAGLSAGAVASWVSAVFCLNGVLTIIASRWSRQPLVYFWTIPGTVVVGQAMSAGTTWPEAVGGFVMAAVLLLALALTRQVDRVMHLLPMPIVMAMVAGVFLRFGTDLVLAVDRDLAIAGPMVAAFVAVSAIPRLARWLPAVLAALAVGAVAVSFADRPAVQVTGRWVVDPVWTAPSFTGSAFVELTIPLLVTVLVVQNGQGMAVLRAVGHDPRMNQVTGWCGVTSLVAAPFGGVSTCLAGPTNALVTASGEPRRHYAAAIWCGVLAIGFGLLAPGMVRAITTMPEAYVAALGGLAMLKPLQGAFQSAFSGPHVTGALVTFLVTVADITVLNIGSAFWGLVVGVVVSVLLDSDSRNSREDGDSRNSEEKS, translated from the coding sequence ATGAGCATCGACATCGACGTCCGCGAGCCCCGCTCCGGTCTGCTCCACGACCTGGGCAGTCACGAGCTGACCAACGGCTTCATCGGGTTCCTGTTCTCCTGCACCGGTCCGGTCGCGGTGATCCTCGCCGTCGGCCAGGGCGCCGGCCTCTCCGCGGGCGCGGTCGCCTCCTGGGTGAGCGCCGTCTTCTGCCTCAACGGCGTCCTGACGATCATCGCCTCGCGGTGGAGCCGGCAGCCGCTGGTCTACTTCTGGACGATCCCCGGCACCGTGGTCGTCGGCCAGGCGATGTCCGCGGGCACGACCTGGCCGGAGGCTGTCGGCGGGTTCGTCATGGCGGCGGTGCTGCTGCTCGCCCTGGCGCTGACCCGCCAGGTCGACCGGGTGATGCACCTGCTGCCGATGCCGATCGTGATGGCGATGGTCGCGGGCGTCTTCCTCCGTTTCGGCACCGACCTGGTGCTCGCCGTCGATCGTGACCTCGCGATCGCCGGACCGATGGTGGCCGCTTTCGTGGCCGTCAGCGCGATCCCGCGGCTGGCGCGCTGGCTGCCCGCGGTGCTGGCGGCGCTCGCCGTCGGCGCGGTGGCGGTCTCCTTCGCCGACCGGCCGGCCGTCCAGGTCACCGGCCGCTGGGTGGTCGATCCGGTCTGGACGGCTCCGTCGTTCACCGGGTCCGCCTTCGTCGAGCTCACCATCCCGCTCCTGGTCACCGTCCTGGTCGTGCAGAACGGGCAGGGGATGGCGGTGCTGCGCGCCGTCGGCCACGACCCCCGGATGAACCAGGTGACCGGCTGGTGCGGGGTCACCTCGCTGGTCGCCGCGCCCTTCGGCGGCGTCTCCACCTGCCTGGCCGGACCCACCAACGCGCTGGTCACCGCCTCGGGCGAACCTCGACGGCACTACGCGGCAGCGATCTGGTGCGGGGTGCTCGCGATCGGGTTCGGCCTGCTCGCCCCGGGGATGGTCAGGGCGATCACCACCATGCCCGAGGCGTACGTCGCGGCTCTGGGTGGCCTGGCCATGCTCAAGCCGCTGCAGGGTGCCTTCCAGTCCGCCTTCAGCGGGCCCCACGTCACCGGCGCCCTGGTCACCTTCCTGGTGACCGTCGCCGACATCACCGTGCTCAACATCGGCTCCGCCTTCTGGGGGCTGGTGGTCGGTGTCGTGGTCAGCGTGCTGCTCGACAGCGACAGCCGGAACAGCCGAGAAGACGGCGACAGCCGCAACAGCGAGGAGAAGTCATGA
- a CDS encoding alpha/beta hydrolase family protein yields MTTTESTYPDATMRYGATARQVADVFEPEEATDSLVLLLHGGLWRDSDRMRTWAAGRALGEAGHLTATVEYRHGQGQWRQACEDVETAIESIQLSGREWTVHNDAPRRITLVGHSSGGQLALWAASRPGTLVTGVVALAPAAALAAMSDEGLGDGAVEEFLGGSPAEVPDAYAAADPVGLAPQVAVRILHGAADTVIPYGISERYVAAHPGVRLEAVDGADHAAWGDPASAAWPRLLTAVGEV; encoded by the coding sequence ATGACCACGACCGAGTCGACCTACCCGGACGCGACGATGCGCTACGGCGCCACCGCTCGTCAGGTGGCCGACGTCTTCGAGCCAGAGGAGGCCACCGACTCCCTCGTGCTGCTGCTCCACGGCGGGCTGTGGCGCGACTCCGACCGGATGCGCACCTGGGCGGCCGGCCGGGCTCTGGGGGAGGCAGGTCATCTCACCGCGACGGTGGAGTATCGGCACGGCCAGGGCCAGTGGCGCCAGGCGTGCGAGGACGTCGAGACCGCGATCGAGTCGATCCAGCTCAGCGGCCGCGAGTGGACCGTGCACAACGACGCCCCGCGCCGGATCACCCTGGTCGGACACTCCTCCGGCGGTCAGCTCGCCCTGTGGGCAGCCTCCCGCCCGGGCACCCTGGTCACCGGCGTCGTGGCCCTGGCTCCCGCCGCCGCACTGGCCGCGATGAGCGACGAGGGCCTCGGCGACGGAGCGGTCGAGGAGTTCCTCGGTGGGTCGCCCGCCGAGGTGCCCGACGCGTACGCCGCCGCCGACCCCGTCGGCCTCGCCCCTCAGGTCGCCGTCCGGATCCTGCACGGCGCTGCCGACACCGTGATCCCCTACGGGATCTCCGAGCGTTATGTGGCAGCCCACCCCGGCGTACGCCTCGAGGCGGTCGACGGCGCCGACCATGCCGCCTGGGGAGACCCGGCCTCCGCGGCCTGGCCGCGCCTGCTCACCGCGGTCGGCGAGGTCTGA
- a CDS encoding YceI family protein, giving the protein MALTAQIRTRDGWAVAHAVITLTDTAGGQVLRAEADQDGVVTDDTVLKAGAYVAIVTAIGWTPTASTAIVTASGKADLGTVTLTRQGESSLPTPGPWTIDPVHSSVGAVAQHLGISSVRGRFTDFSGVVEIAPQDLARSRVEAIIRAASIDTGNSMRDGHLKSADFLDVENHPEIVYRSTGLTPTGSDRWTVHGELSMHGQTREVDLDVTYLGTGPDPWGGTRAAFHATAQLRREDFAMNYNQAVAAGIAAIGTTLKVELDIQAVQGDSLPG; this is encoded by the coding sequence ATGGCTCTGACCGCACAGATCCGCACCCGCGACGGCTGGGCCGTCGCCCACGCGGTGATCACCCTCACCGACACGGCGGGCGGTCAGGTGCTGCGTGCCGAGGCCGACCAGGACGGTGTCGTCACCGACGACACCGTCCTCAAGGCCGGGGCGTACGTCGCGATCGTCACCGCGATCGGATGGACCCCCACCGCGTCCACCGCGATCGTCACCGCCTCGGGCAAGGCCGACCTCGGCACCGTCACGCTGACCCGTCAGGGTGAGTCGTCGCTGCCGACCCCGGGGCCGTGGACGATCGATCCGGTCCACTCCAGCGTCGGTGCCGTCGCGCAGCATCTGGGCATCTCCAGCGTCCGCGGCCGGTTCACCGACTTCTCCGGTGTCGTCGAGATCGCACCGCAGGATCTCGCCAGGTCGCGGGTGGAGGCGATCATCCGGGCCGCCTCGATCGACACCGGCAACTCGATGCGCGACGGTCACCTCAAGAGCGCCGACTTCCTCGACGTGGAGAACCACCCCGAGATCGTCTACCGCTCCACGGGCCTCACGCCGACCGGCTCCGACCGCTGGACGGTGCACGGCGAGCTCTCGATGCACGGGCAGACCCGCGAGGTCGATCTCGACGTGACCTACCTCGGCACAGGCCCCGACCCGTGGGGCGGCACCCGGGCCGCGTTCCACGCGACCGCCCAGCTGCGGCGCGAGGACTTCGCGATGAACTACAACCAGGCCGTCGCCGCCGGCATCGCCGCCATCGGCACGACGCTGAAGGTCGAGCTGGACATCCAGGCCGTCCAGGGCGACTCGCTGCCCGGCTGA